One window of Neisseria subflava genomic DNA carries:
- a CDS encoding ABC transporter ATP-binding protein, protein MTATTASSAKPYLQIQGLVKKFGDNYAVDNIDLDIYQHEIFALLGSSGSGKSTLLRMLAGMESPNQGKIILDGQDITKLAPYERPINMMFQSYALFPHMSVEQNIAFGLKQDKMPKGEIDARVEEMLRLVQMTKYAKRKPHQLSGGQQQRIALARSLAKRPKILLLDEPLGALDKKLRQQTQLELVNTLEQVGVTCIMVTHDQEEAMTMATRIAIMSDGQLRQVGTPSDVYDYPNSRFTAEFIGETNIFDGVVIDDRADFSIVKCDGLENHVRIDHGLGVPNDHEIWISIRPEDIDLHKEKPEHLGAHNWAQGTVKEIAYLGSFAIYHIKLANGRVVKSQVPAPYWYVRNITPPTWDETVYISWPENQPTPLYS, encoded by the coding sequence ATGACCGCAACCACTGCGTCTTCAGCCAAACCTTATTTGCAAATCCAAGGCTTGGTGAAAAAGTTTGGTGACAATTACGCTGTCGATAACATCGACTTGGACATCTATCAACACGAAATCTTCGCCCTTTTGGGCAGCTCAGGCAGTGGCAAATCCACACTGCTGCGTATGTTGGCAGGCATGGAAAGCCCCAATCAGGGCAAAATCATTCTCGACGGTCAAGACATTACCAAGCTTGCCCCGTATGAGCGCCCAATCAACATGATGTTCCAAAGCTATGCCCTGTTCCCGCACATGAGCGTTGAACAAAACATCGCTTTCGGCCTGAAACAAGACAAAATGCCTAAAGGCGAAATCGACGCCCGCGTCGAAGAAATGTTGCGCCTGGTGCAAATGACCAAATACGCCAAACGCAAGCCGCACCAACTTTCCGGCGGCCAGCAACAACGTATCGCTTTGGCGCGCAGCCTGGCAAAACGTCCGAAAATCCTGCTGCTTGACGAACCTTTGGGCGCACTCGATAAAAAACTGCGCCAACAAACCCAACTGGAATTGGTCAACACGCTGGAACAAGTCGGCGTAACCTGCATCATGGTTACCCACGACCAAGAAGAAGCGATGACGATGGCGACCCGTATCGCCATTATGTCCGACGGCCAATTGCGCCAAGTCGGCACGCCTAGCGACGTGTACGACTATCCTAACAGCCGCTTTACCGCTGAATTTATCGGCGAAACCAATATTTTTGACGGCGTCGTTATTGACGACCGCGCCGATTTCTCCATCGTCAAATGTGACGGCTTGGAAAACCACGTCCGCATCGACCACGGCCTTGGCGTTCCGAACGACCATGAAATCTGGATCAGCATCCGCCCAGAAGACATTGATTTGCATAAAGAAAAACCAGAACACTTGGGCGCGCACAACTGGGCCCAAGGCACGGTTAAAGAAATTGCCTATCTGGGCAGCTTTGCAATTTACCACATCAAACTCGCCAACGGCCGTGTCGTTAAGAGCCAAGTTCCCGCACCTTATTGGTATGTGCGCAACATTACGCCGCCGACTTGGGACGAAACCGTCTATATCAGCTGGCCTGAAAACCAACCGACACCTCTGTACAGTTAA
- a CDS encoding ABC transporter permease subunit: MDLKKLKKKLFRRPGQRAVIAVPYIWLLVLFLIPFAIVLKISFAEQEIAIPPFTPLTTIDEDLGRLNIAISYQNYADIFQNFWNTLNPFGDSENSNIYLMTYWSSIKTALTTTIICLLIGYPTAYAISRANPAARNGLLLAIMLPFWTSFLLRVYAWMGLLGHNGIINNFLIKYGIISEPLDLFYNAFSLNLVMVYAYLPFMILPLYTQLVKLDNRLLEAASDLGAGPIKSFFTITLPLSKTGIIAGSMLVFVPAVGEFVIPELVGGSENLMIGKVLWQAFFDQNNWPLASAVAVVMVALLVVPIALFQHYENRELEEGGK; encoded by the coding sequence ATGGACCTTAAAAAACTGAAAAAGAAACTGTTTCGCCGTCCTGGACAGCGTGCAGTGATTGCCGTGCCGTATATTTGGCTCTTGGTGCTGTTTCTGATTCCGTTCGCCATCGTATTGAAAATCAGCTTTGCCGAACAAGAAATCGCCATTCCGCCATTTACGCCGTTGACGACGATTGATGAAGACTTAGGCCGTCTGAACATTGCCATCAGCTATCAGAACTACGCCGACATTTTCCAAAACTTTTGGAATACGCTCAATCCGTTTGGCGACAGTGAAAACAGCAATATCTATTTGATGACCTACTGGTCTTCGATTAAGACCGCGCTGACGACGACCATCATCTGCCTGTTAATTGGTTATCCGACCGCTTATGCCATTTCACGCGCCAATCCGGCTGCGCGCAACGGCCTGCTGTTGGCAATCATGCTGCCTTTCTGGACCTCTTTCCTGCTGCGTGTTTACGCATGGATGGGCTTATTGGGTCACAACGGCATCATCAACAATTTCTTAATCAAATATGGAATCATCAGCGAGCCTTTAGACCTGTTCTACAATGCTTTCTCGCTGAATTTGGTGATGGTTTACGCCTATCTGCCGTTTATGATTTTGCCGCTGTACACACAACTGGTAAAACTGGACAACCGCCTGCTCGAAGCCGCTTCCGACTTGGGTGCAGGTCCGATCAAATCGTTCTTTACCATTACCCTGCCTTTATCCAAAACAGGCATCATCGCAGGCTCTATGCTGGTCTTCGTTCCGGCCGTCGGTGAATTTGTGATTCCTGAATTGGTGGGCGGCTCTGAAAACCTGATGATCGGTAAAGTATTGTGGCAGGCATTCTTCGACCAAAACAACTGGCCGCTGGCTTCTGCCGTCGCCGTCGTCATGGTTGCCCTGCTGGTTGTACCGATTGCCCTGTTCCAGCACTATGAAAACCGCGAATTGGAAGAAGGAGGCAAATAA
- a CDS encoding ABC transporter permease subunit — protein sequence MQKTKLSWFLKLMLLLSLAFLYIPLVVLVIYSFNESKLVTVWGGFSTKWYGALMENDTILEAAWLSLRIAIVSSLAAVALGTLAGYAMARIKRFRGSTLFAGMISAPMVMPDVITGLSMLLLIIQVQMFLQGSELLQSLYFDRGFFTIFLGHTTLCMAYITVVIRSRLVELDQSLEEAAMDLGARPLKIFFVITLPLIAPAIASGFLLGITLSLDDLVITSFLSGPGSSTLPQVIFSKIKLGLDPQMNVLATILIGIIGTLVIVVNYWMMRQATKREREAAEAYRQEKLAAEKAA from the coding sequence ATGCAGAAAACCAAATTATCCTGGTTCTTGAAACTGATGCTCCTGCTCTCGCTGGCATTCCTCTATATTCCGCTGGTGGTTTTGGTCATCTATTCTTTCAATGAATCCAAACTGGTTACCGTTTGGGGCGGTTTCTCAACCAAATGGTACGGTGCATTGATGGAAAACGACACCATCTTGGAGGCGGCCTGGCTGTCATTGCGTATCGCCATCGTTTCCTCGCTTGCCGCCGTAGCACTCGGCACATTGGCTGGTTACGCCATGGCGCGTATTAAGCGCTTCCGCGGCAGCACCCTGTTTGCCGGTATGATTTCCGCGCCTATGGTGATGCCTGATGTGATTACCGGTTTGTCCATGCTGTTGCTGATTATTCAGGTACAAATGTTCCTGCAAGGCAGTGAATTGCTGCAATCGCTCTACTTCGATCGCGGTTTCTTCACCATCTTCCTCGGCCACACCACGCTTTGCATGGCGTACATTACCGTCGTCATCCGCTCGCGCTTGGTGGAATTGGATCAATCCTTGGAAGAAGCCGCTATGGACTTGGGCGCCCGTCCGCTGAAGATTTTCTTCGTGATTACCCTGCCGCTGATTGCCCCTGCGATTGCTTCCGGCTTCCTCTTGGGCATTACCCTGTCTTTGGACGACTTGGTCATTACCTCCTTCCTATCAGGCCCGGGCTCATCGACATTGCCGCAAGTAATTTTCTCCAAAATCAAACTCGGCCTTGACCCTCAGATGAACGTTTTAGCAACCATCCTGATCGGTATCATCGGTACGCTGGTGATTGTCGTCAACTACTGGATGATGCGTCAGGCAACCAAACGGGAACGCGAGGCTGCCGAAGCCTACCGCCAAGAAAAATTGGCAGCCGAAAAAGCCGCCTAA
- a CDS encoding NAD(P)/FAD-dependent oxidoreductase — protein sequence MINPSFKEYLPSYYVSTANPHPSYPTLEGRLKTETCVIGGGLTGLCTALPLAENGHEVIVLEAARIGFGASGRSGGQVISDFACGMEEIEKQVGLEQAQWFWQQSLQAVELVDSRIQKHNIQCDWQRGYATVAVRPQHWEELQQWHKHAQKHYGASHYQLWDKATLKQQLASDMYQGAQFDPLSGHLHPLNYTLGIAKAAADAGAQLFEQSPMTRIEPCDNGWLVHTPNGSVECKNLVYAVNTYAGLHPKFKVLEQKAIAVSTFIIATEPLGERAKDLIRNNMAICDNRHVLDYYRLSADGRLLFGGKDNEFIDDPDCMTELVRQDMLKVFPQLADVRIEHSWGGECDITRNLAPHFGRLAPTVFFAQGYSGHGMAITGIAGLAIAEAIMGDDGRLKPFEQLRHSNIITQPFLRKLGSYLGSKYYQWKDSH from the coding sequence ATGATCAATCCCAGCTTCAAAGAATACCTTCCCTCCTACTATGTCAGCACAGCCAATCCCCATCCGTCTTATCCGACGCTTGAAGGCCGTCTGAAAACTGAAACCTGCGTTATCGGCGGCGGCTTGACCGGTTTATGCACCGCCCTACCGCTTGCCGAAAACGGCCATGAAGTCATCGTACTCGAAGCCGCACGTATCGGTTTCGGCGCATCAGGCCGAAGCGGCGGACAAGTCATCAGCGATTTTGCCTGCGGCATGGAAGAGATCGAAAAACAAGTCGGCTTAGAACAGGCCCAATGGTTCTGGCAGCAATCCCTGCAAGCCGTTGAACTGGTTGACTCGCGCATTCAAAAACACAATATCCAATGCGATTGGCAACGCGGCTACGCGACCGTCGCCGTCCGTCCTCAGCATTGGGAAGAATTGCAACAATGGCACAAACACGCACAAAAACATTATGGCGCAAGCCATTACCAGCTTTGGGATAAAGCCACACTGAAGCAACAACTAGCCAGCGATATGTATCAAGGCGCGCAATTTGATCCTTTATCCGGCCACTTGCACCCGCTCAATTACACCCTAGGCATTGCCAAAGCGGCAGCCGATGCAGGCGCACAACTTTTTGAGCAGTCCCCGATGACGCGTATCGAGCCATGCGATAACGGTTGGCTGGTTCATACACCCAATGGCAGCGTTGAATGCAAAAACCTCGTTTATGCCGTCAATACTTATGCCGGTTTACACCCGAAATTCAAAGTATTGGAACAAAAAGCCATTGCCGTCAGCACCTTTATCATCGCCACCGAGCCTCTGGGCGAGCGTGCCAAAGACCTGATCCGCAACAATATGGCCATCTGCGACAACCGCCACGTCCTCGACTACTACCGCCTCAGCGCCGACGGCCGCCTGCTCTTCGGCGGCAAAGACAACGAGTTTATCGACGATCCTGACTGCATGACCGAACTCGTCCGCCAAGACATGCTGAAAGTTTTTCCGCAACTTGCCGATGTCAGAATCGAGCATTCTTGGGGCGGCGAATGCGACATCACGCGCAACCTCGCTCCACATTTCGGCCGCCTCGCCCCTACCGTTTTCTTTGCACAAGGCTACTCCGGACACGGCATGGCGATTACCGGCATTGCCGGTTTGGCAATTGCCGAAGCCATCATGGGTGATGACGGCCGTCTGAAACCTTTCGAACAACTGCGCCACAGCAACATCATCACCCAGCCGTTCCTGCGCAAACTCGGCTCCTACCTCGGTTCCAAATACTACCAGTGGAAAGACAGCCACTAA
- the trxB gene encoding thioredoxin-disulfide reductase, giving the protein MSNHHKLIILGSGPAGYTAAVYAARANLNPVIITGVEQGGQLMTTTEVDNWPADAEGVQGPELMARFQAHAERFGTEMIFDQIHTVDLQNRPFTLKGDMGEYTCDALIVATGASAKYLGLPSEETFAGKGVSACATCDGFFYKKQDVAVVGGGNTAVEEALYLANIANTVTLIHRRDSFRAEKIMVDKLMQRVEEGKIILKLNSSVDEILGDESGVTGARLKHNDGGTEEISVKGVFIAIGHKPNTDIFKGQLDMDETGYLKTKGGTGDNVGATNIEGVWAAGDVKDHTYRQAITSAASGCQAALDAERWLDRHGA; this is encoded by the coding sequence ATGAGCAACCATCACAAACTCATCATCCTCGGCTCCGGCCCTGCCGGCTATACTGCCGCCGTCTATGCCGCCCGTGCCAACCTTAACCCTGTAATCATTACCGGCGTTGAGCAAGGCGGACAATTGATGACCACCACCGAAGTGGACAACTGGCCTGCCGACGCAGAAGGCGTACAAGGTCCGGAACTGATGGCCCGTTTCCAAGCTCATGCCGAACGCTTCGGCACTGAAATGATTTTCGACCAAATCCACACCGTTGATTTGCAAAACCGTCCGTTTACCCTCAAAGGCGATATGGGCGAATACACCTGCGATGCACTCATTGTTGCTACCGGCGCATCCGCCAAATATTTAGGTTTGCCAAGCGAAGAAACCTTTGCCGGCAAAGGCGTTTCCGCCTGTGCAACTTGTGATGGTTTCTTCTATAAAAAACAAGATGTTGCCGTAGTCGGCGGTGGCAATACCGCTGTGGAAGAAGCCCTCTACCTTGCCAATATCGCCAACACCGTTACCCTGATTCACCGCCGCGACAGCTTCCGCGCCGAAAAAATCATGGTGGACAAGCTGATGCAACGGGTTGAAGAAGGTAAAATCATCCTCAAGCTCAACAGCTCGGTTGATGAAATCTTGGGCGACGAAAGCGGCGTTACCGGTGCACGCCTGAAACACAATGACGGCGGCACTGAAGAAATCTCCGTCAAAGGCGTCTTCATCGCCATTGGCCACAAACCCAACACCGACATCTTCAAAGGCCAACTTGATATGGACGAAACCGGCTATTTGAAAACCAAAGGCGGCACCGGCGACAATGTCGGCGCCACCAATATCGAAGGCGTATGGGCGGCAGGCGACGTCAAAGACCATACCTACCGTCAAGCCATCACCAGCGCAGCTTCCGGCTGCCAAGCCGCACTTGATGCCGAACGTTGGCTCGACCGCCACGGCGCATGA
- a CDS encoding DUF4189 domain-containing protein, whose product MKKTLTTLILCALTPAALAADTYGYLAMWQNPANSDEALQIKTTKENATQLDATAELETFCKGQDALAGIGAGQATGCKTVVPLHNTCIAVAYPKAMGKLTAQNVVAITSPRFKTVHQIALNQCIKKYGSQGQCALETVYCTSETYYQGTVKTLWEKIKSI is encoded by the coding sequence ATGAAAAAAACACTAACGACACTTATCCTTTGCGCACTGACTCCTGCCGCCCTGGCTGCCGATACTTACGGCTACCTGGCCATGTGGCAAAACCCAGCCAACAGCGATGAAGCGCTGCAAATCAAAACCACCAAAGAAAATGCCACCCAACTGGATGCGACAGCCGAACTCGAAACATTCTGCAAAGGCCAAGATGCCTTAGCCGGCATCGGTGCAGGCCAAGCAACAGGCTGCAAAACGGTTGTCCCTCTGCACAACACCTGTATCGCTGTTGCCTATCCTAAAGCCATGGGCAAATTGACTGCTCAAAACGTGGTAGCCATTACCTCCCCACGTTTCAAAACCGTGCATCAAATTGCCTTGAACCAATGTATCAAAAAATACGGCTCACAAGGACAATGTGCTTTAGAAACAGTCTATTGCACTTCCGAAACCTACTATCAAGGTACAGTCAAAACCCTTTGGGAAAAAATCAAATCCATTTAA
- the smpB gene encoding SsrA-binding protein SmpB: MSIANNKKAFHDFFIEDQIEAGIVLEGWEVKAIRAARVQLKESYIYWKKDAFYLVGCHITALPTASTHVKPDPVRPRKLLLKQSEINKLIGKTERAGYTIVPLNLHYTRGRIKVEIGLAKGKKQHDKRQSLKEADWKREKQRLMKNVR, from the coding sequence ATGAGTATTGCCAATAATAAAAAAGCCTTTCACGATTTCTTTATCGAAGACCAAATCGAAGCCGGTATAGTATTGGAGGGATGGGAAGTCAAAGCCATCCGCGCTGCACGCGTGCAATTAAAAGAAAGCTATATCTACTGGAAAAAAGACGCATTCTATTTGGTGGGCTGCCACATTACCGCATTGCCCACTGCCTCGACACACGTCAAACCCGACCCTGTCCGTCCGCGTAAGTTGTTGTTGAAACAATCGGAAATCAACAAGTTAATCGGTAAAACCGAACGTGCCGGTTATACGATTGTGCCCTTAAACCTGCATTACACACGTGGTAGAATCAAAGTGGAAATCGGTTTGGCCAAGGGTAAGAAACAGCATGACAAACGCCAAAGCCTGAAAGAAGCGGATTGGAAGCGTGAGAAACAACGTTTGATGAAAAACGTACGTTGA
- a CDS encoding cold-shock protein, with protein MATGIVKWFNDAKGFGFITPDEGGEDLFAHFSAINMDGFKTLKEGQRVSFDVTTGPKGKQAANIQAA; from the coding sequence ATGGCAACCGGTATCGTAAAATGGTTTAACGACGCTAAAGGTTTTGGTTTCATCACTCCTGATGAAGGTGGCGAAGATTTGTTCGCTCACTTCTCAGCGATCAACATGGATGGTTTCAAAACCCTGAAAGAAGGTCAACGCGTATCTTTCGACGTAACCACCGGCCCTAAAGGCAAACAAGCTGCTAACATTCAAGCTGCTTAA
- the clpS gene encoding ATP-dependent Clp protease adapter ClpS → MNHPNTDHQSDTLLSDINTQPPKRYGVFLLNDDYTTMEFVVEILTEVFMLTQEQAVAVMLLVHHEGKGLCGTYTRDIAQTKQHQVMERAKAEGHPLKCIVEEV, encoded by the coding sequence ATGAACCATCCGAATACCGACCACCAATCCGATACCCTGCTCAGCGATATCAACACACAGCCGCCGAAACGTTACGGCGTATTTTTATTGAACGACGATTACACCACCATGGAATTTGTCGTCGAAATCCTGACCGAAGTCTTTATGCTTACACAGGAACAGGCAGTGGCCGTCATGTTGCTGGTGCACCACGAAGGCAAAGGCCTGTGCGGCACCTACACGCGCGATATTGCGCAGACCAAGCAACATCAGGTCATGGAACGTGCCAAAGCTGAAGGGCATCCGCTCAAATGTATAGTCGAAGAGGTTTAA
- the clpA gene encoding ATP-dependent Clp protease ATP-binding subunit ClpA, with product MLSPELEHILQLLYREARNARYEFISLEHLLLVLIEEDAAVPNVLKLCGADLKVLSEQLAASVAENTPQIPDHLLDTVETQPTLGFQRVIQRAMVHTQSAGKAAVEPLDILVAMMSESESHAVYFLKLQSITRFEVLRCIAHGSPDDEDCNDSDGLGREGEEAEQKTGSLSDYTVNLNAEVKAGRIDPLIGRKHEMERLVQILCRRRKNNPLLVGEAGVGKTALAEGLAHQIVNGDIPDVLKEAEVYALDMGSLLAGTKYRGDFEARVKSVLKQLEKIPHAILFIDEIHTIIGAGSTSGGTMDASNLLKPALAKGSLCCIGATTYDEYRTIFDKDHALSRRFQKIDVVEPTISETVQILRGLKPMFEDFHQVRYTQGALEAAAELSARYINERFLPDKAIDVMDEAGAAQRILPKSKQKKVIGKAQIETVIAKVARIPEKTVSHDDKQVLQFLGRDLKNMVYGQENAIDALVAAVKMSRSGLALPDKPIGSFLFSGPTGVGKTEVAKQLAYSMGVPLQRFDMSEYMERHAVSRLIGAPPGYVGFEQGGLLTEAVNKQPHCVLLLDEIEKAHPDIFNVLLQVMDAGKLTDNNGKSADFRNVILIMTTNAGAESLSRPSLGFTAKRERGDEMQAINKLFTPEFRNRLDAIIPFAPLSEPFIVKVVNKFLLQLEHQLLDKKVEAEFTPALRNYLAEKGFDPQMGARPMNRLIQEKIRKPLADELLFGKLAEGGFVLIDWDAAKEEAVLKFKKNKAKPEAAAV from the coding sequence ATGCTTTCACCCGAATTGGAACACATCCTGCAACTGCTCTACCGTGAAGCACGCAACGCCCGTTATGAGTTTATCAGCTTGGAACACCTGCTTTTGGTGTTGATAGAAGAAGATGCGGCTGTGCCGAACGTCTTGAAACTGTGTGGTGCGGATTTGAAAGTCCTGTCCGAGCAGCTTGCGGCCAGCGTTGCAGAAAATACACCGCAAATTCCCGATCATCTTCTGGATACGGTCGAAACCCAGCCGACATTGGGCTTCCAACGCGTCATCCAACGGGCAATGGTGCATACCCAGTCTGCCGGCAAAGCCGCAGTAGAGCCTTTGGATATTTTGGTTGCCATGATGAGCGAATCTGAAAGCCATGCCGTTTATTTCCTCAAATTGCAATCCATTACACGCTTTGAAGTCTTGCGTTGCATTGCCCATGGCTCGCCTGATGACGAAGACTGCAATGATTCAGACGGCCTGGGACGCGAGGGCGAAGAAGCGGAACAGAAAACCGGCTCTCTTTCCGACTACACCGTCAACCTCAACGCCGAAGTCAAAGCCGGCCGTATCGACCCTTTGATTGGTCGCAAACACGAAATGGAAAGGCTGGTACAAATCCTGTGCCGCCGCCGCAAAAACAATCCGCTTTTGGTCGGCGAGGCTGGTGTGGGCAAAACCGCGCTGGCGGAAGGCTTAGCACACCAAATCGTCAACGGCGATATTCCCGACGTGCTGAAAGAAGCCGAAGTATACGCACTGGATATGGGTTCGCTTTTGGCGGGCACGAAATACCGCGGCGACTTTGAAGCACGGGTCAAATCCGTCTTGAAACAGCTCGAAAAAATCCCGCACGCCATTTTATTCATCGACGAAATCCACACCATCATCGGCGCGGGCAGCACCAGCGGTGGCACAATGGATGCGTCTAACCTGCTCAAACCTGCGCTGGCAAAAGGCTCGCTGTGCTGCATCGGTGCGACCACTTATGACGAATACCGTACCATTTTCGACAAAGACCACGCCTTAAGCCGCCGTTTCCAAAAAATTGACGTGGTCGAGCCTACCATTTCCGAAACCGTACAAATCCTGCGCGGCTTGAAACCGATGTTTGAAGATTTCCACCAAGTCCGCTATACGCAAGGCGCACTTGAAGCCGCAGCCGAACTTTCCGCCCGCTACATCAACGAACGTTTCCTGCCCGACAAAGCCATCGACGTAATGGATGAAGCAGGCGCGGCGCAACGGATTTTGCCCAAATCCAAACAGAAAAAAGTCATCGGCAAAGCGCAAATCGAAACCGTCATCGCCAAAGTTGCGCGGATTCCCGAAAAAACCGTGTCGCACGACGACAAACAAGTGTTGCAATTCCTCGGCCGTGATTTGAAAAACATGGTTTACGGTCAGGAAAACGCCATTGACGCGCTGGTTGCCGCCGTCAAAATGTCGCGCTCCGGCCTCGCCCTGCCCGACAAACCGATAGGCAGTTTCCTCTTCTCCGGCCCAACCGGCGTCGGCAAAACCGAAGTCGCCAAACAGCTTGCCTACTCGATGGGCGTACCGCTGCAACGCTTTGATATGTCCGAATACATGGAACGCCATGCCGTATCGCGCCTCATCGGTGCGCCACCAGGCTACGTCGGTTTCGAACAGGGCGGCCTTTTGACCGAAGCCGTCAACAAACAGCCGCATTGCGTGTTGCTCTTGGACGAAATCGAAAAAGCCCACCCCGACATTTTCAACGTCCTCCTGCAAGTCATGGACGCAGGCAAACTGACCGACAACAACGGCAAGAGTGCCGATTTCCGCAACGTCATCCTGATTATGACCACCAACGCAGGCGCGGAAAGCCTCAGCCGCCCCAGCCTCGGCTTTACCGCCAAGCGCGAACGCGGCGACGAAATGCAGGCGATCAACAAACTCTTCACGCCCGAGTTCCGCAACCGCTTGGACGCGATTATCCCGTTTGCACCCTTGTCCGAACCCTTCATCGTAAAAGTTGTGAACAAATTCCTGCTTCAGCTCGAACACCAGCTCCTCGACAAAAAAGTCGAAGCCGAATTCACGCCGGCATTGCGCAACTATCTGGCGGAAAAAGGTTTCGACCCGCAAATGGGCGCACGCCCGATGAACCGCCTGATTCAGGAAAAAATCCGCAAACCGCTCGCCGACGAACTCCTGTTCGGTAAACTCGCCGAAGGTGGCTTCGTGCTGATAGACTGGGATGCGGCAAAAGAAGAAGCCGTGTTGAAATTCAAGAAAAACAAAGCCAAACCTGAAGCAGCAGCGGTTTGA
- a CDS encoding YegP family protein, whose translation MYFEIYKDAKGEYRWHLKAANHEIIAQGQGYTSKQNCQHAVDLVKSTTAATPVKEV comes from the coding sequence ATGTATTTTGAAATCTATAAAGACGCAAAAGGCGAATACCGTTGGCATTTGAAAGCAGCCAACCATGAAATCATCGCTCAGGGCCAAGGCTACACCAGCAAGCAAAACTGCCAGCACGCAGTCGATTTGGTGAAAAGCACTACCGCCGCTACCCCTGTAAAAGAGGTATAA
- a CDS encoding IS5 family transposase produces the protein MSTFFQQTAQAMIAKHIDHFPLLKLDQVIDWQPIEQYLNRQKTRYLRDHRGRPAYLLLSMFKAVLLGQWHSLSDPELEHSLITRIDFNLFCRFDELSIPDYSTLCRYRNWLAQDDTLSELLELINRQLTEKGLKVEKASTAVVDATIIQTAGSKQRQAIEVDEEGQVSGQTAPSKDSDARWIKKNGLYRLGYKQHTRTDEEGYIEKLHITPANTHECKHLSPLLEGLSKGTTVYADKGYDSEENRQHLEEHRLQDGIMRKAHRKHPLSEAQTKRNRYLSKTHYVVEQSFGTLHRKFRYARAAYFGLIKVSAQSYLKAMCLNLLKAANRLSAPVAA, from the coding sequence ATGAGTACTTTCTTTCAGCAAACCGCACAAGCCATGATTGCCAAACACATCGACCATTTCCCGCTATTGAAGTTGGATCAGGTGATTGATTGGCAGCCGATCGAACAATACCTGAATCGTCAAAAAACCCGTTACCTCCGAGACCACCGCGGCCGTCCCGCCTATCTCCTGTTGTCCATGTTCAAAGCCGTCCTGCTCGGACAATGGCACAGCCTCTCCGATCCCGAACTCGAACACAGCCTCATCACCCGCATCGATTTCAACCTGTTTTGCCGTTTTGACGAACTGAGCATCCCCGATTACAGCACCTTATGCCGCTACCGCAACTGGCTGGCGCAAGATGACACGCTGTCCGAACTGCTGGAACTGATCAACCGCCAACTGACCGAAAAAGGCTTAAAAGTAGAGAAAGCATCCACCGCCGTCGTTGACGCCACCATTATCCAGACCGCCGGCAGCAAACAGCGCCAGGCCATAGAAGTCGATGAAGAAGGACAAGTCAGCGGCCAAACCGCACCGAGTAAAGACAGCGATGCCCGTTGGATAAAAAAAAACGGGTTATACAGACTCGGTTACAAACAACATACCCGTACCGATGAGGAAGGCTATATCGAGAAACTGCACATTACCCCCGCCAATACCCATGAGTGCAAACACCTGTCGCCTTTATTGGAAGGATTATCCAAAGGTACGACCGTCTATGCCGACAAAGGCTATGACAGTGAGGAAAACCGGCAACATCTGGAAGAGCATCGACTGCAGGACGGCATTATGCGCAAAGCTCACCGCAAACATCCGCTGTCGGAAGCGCAAACCAAACGCAACCGATATTTGTCGAAGACCCATTATGTGGTCGAACAAAGTTTCGGTACGCTGCACCGTAAATTCCGCTATGCGCGGGCAGCCTATTTCGGACTGATTAAAGTGAGTGCACAAAGCTACCTGAAGGCGATGTGTTTGAACCTGTTGAAAGCGGCTAACAGGCTAAGTGCGCCTGTTGCTGCCTAA